Within Kineothrix sp. MB12-C1, the genomic segment AACCGCTCGATAAGGAAACGCCGAGAAAGGATTTCGTTCTATGGGAGCAACATTTACATCCTTTTACTTTTTATGTTTTTATACAGCTATATTACTTATATATTATCTGATTCCGAAAAAAACGCAATGGATATTTTTACTTTTATCGAGTATTTTATATTATTTGCTTTCGGGAAACGGAATACTGATTCTATATCCGCTCCTCGCATGCCTGATCGCTTATGGAGGCATCCGGCTCATAAGTGGGACGGAAAGTGTAGGCCGTAAACGGATAGCGCTTTTCTCGGTCATTTTGTTTCTCGTGGGAGCTTTATTCATATTAAAATATGTGAATTTCGGTATTCATACGGTGAATGGAGTTGCAGGATTATTCGGAGCAGGGCGTGAAGTATTAACGGGATTTAAGTTCCTGGTGCCGTTGGGAATTTCTTTCTATACCTTTTCGATTCTGGGCTATGTGATCGATGTTTATAACGGAATTGCAATGCCGCAACGTAATCTCTTGAAGTTAACATTGTATGGAATGTATTTTCCTTCGATTTTATCGGGCCCTATTTTGAGGTACCGGGAAGATGGAGAACAGTTTTTCGCCCCGCATCCATTTTCTTATAAAGAAGTGACCTTCGGTCTGCAGAGGATGATATGGGGATTCTTTAAGACGATTGTCATTTCGGAGCGGATGCGGTTAATTGTGGATACGGTCTATGGAAATTACACAGACTATGCGGGTGCTTATATTTGGCTGGCAACGGTGTGCTATGCCTTCCAGCTCTATACGAACTTCTCCGGCTGTATGGATATCGTACTCGGTATGTCGCAGACCTTTGGATTGAAGCTTCCTGAGAATTTTGATACACCTTTCCTGTCCCAAAATATCTCGGAGTATTGGAGAAGATGGCATATTACCTTAGGTGTATGGATGAAAGAATATGTTTTTTATCCGCTTTTGCGAACAGAGACCTTTTCCAGGCTTTCCAAGCGTATGAGGGAGAAATTTGGCAAGAAAAGAGGGAAACAGCTCACGACCTTTATTGCGATGTTCGTGCTTTGGTTTACCGTAGGGATTTGGCATGGAGGTAACTGGAAGTATGTAATTGGTTCCGGTTTGCTTCATTGGCTTTACATTGTGTCAGGCGAGTTGTTATCTCCGTTTTTCGATAAATGCATGAAGAGACTTTCCATAGACCCGAAGAAGGGATGGGTGGATGCCTTTCGTGTACTTCGAACCTTTTTCCTCGTCAATATCGGCTTCGTCTTTTTTCGTGCGGATAGTACGAAGGATGCTTTTTATATGATAAAGGGTGCGGTCAGTGTATGGAACCCCGGCATATTCTTCGATGGTTCTATTTTCGGGCTTGGCTTGGATTTTATAGAGTTTACGATTGGAATTGTATCCTTACTTTTGCTTCTTATGGTATCCCTTTTGCAGCAAAAGGGAAGTGTCAGAGAGCGAATTGCAGGAAAGAGGCTTCCGGTAAGATGGGTAATCTGGTATGCGCTTTTATTCTATACGATATTGCTTGGATATTATGGACCGGGATATAGCGCGGCTGAGTTCATCTATCAGGGATTCTAGGTGCATGTTACTGTTCACACCTATGGTGTTCACAGCAACAATATCACACAAATTGCATAAAGAACATGCAATTTGGCGACCGAAGCACTCGCAAAATCGCATAGAAAGCGATTTTGACTTCGCGGAATAGTGGCTGTGAACAGTAACAGGTGCATTCTGCTGCTGTGAATAGTTACACTATTTTAATGGACGGTCAGGAGATATTCTGATAAAATGATACCAGGGTCAAAAGGTTATATGTTTCATGCTTGCATGAAAAAATATAACTTTGGGACCCGCAAAACATGAGAAAGTAGCCCAAGTAGGGCGGATTTCGAAGGTTTTAGGATTGTGAGAGCACAAAGTGCGTAGCAATCCGTAGGTATCATAGGGGGAAAATACCTTTTGACCCTAGAGACATAAAATGAGATGGAGAAATCAAGATGGATAAGATTGCAGTTTTGGTCCCATGTTATAATGAGGAGAAGACGATTGCCAAGGTAGTGGCCGATGCGAAAAAGGCGTTACCGGAGGCGGTGATTTATGTATATGATAACAATTCTACAGATCGTACGGTGGAACTTGCTGCGGAGGCAGGGGCCGTGGTGCGGCATGAATATATGCAAGGCAAGGGGAATGTAATTCGCAGAATGTTTCGTGAAATCCATGCACAGTGCTATGTGATGGTGGATGGAGATGACACTTATCCCATGGAATATGCCCCTGAAATGGTGGAAAAGGTGTTGGAACATCATGCGGATATGGTAGTGGGAGACCGCCTTTCTTCCACATATTTTACCGAGAACAAAAGACCTTTTCACAACATGGGAAATAGTCTGGTAAGAGGATCGATCAATCATTTGTTCGGATGCGAGATTAAAGATATTATGACAGGGTTCCGTGCATTTAGTTATGGGTTCGTGAAGACCTTTCCTGTGCTTTCCAAGGGCTTTGAGATAGAGACAGAAATGACGATCCATGCAGTTTCCAACAATATGCAGATTGAAAATGTGATTGTCGATTACCGTGACAGACCTGAGGGCAGCGAATCCAAGTTAAATACTTACTCGGACGGTATGCGTGTGCTTGGAACAATCGGGCGGCTATATAAAGATTATAAGCCTTTTGGCTTTTTCTCTTTATTATCATTTGGACTGGCTATTATCGCTATTGTTTTCTTTATTCCAATACTGATTGACTTTATCAGGACGGGGGTAGTGGAACGCTTTCCTACGTTATTTGTCTGTTGCTTTGTTATGCTGGCAGCAGTTCAGGCTTTTTTCGCAGGTATGATTCTGTCCAATATGGCATTGAAGAATAGAAGAGATTTTGAATTCCGATTGAATATGATTCAGGGGAAAATGAATGATGATGTGGATTGATAAGACAAAAAAATACAGGATAACCTTGGATAAATGGGAGATAGGCCTTGCGATCATATGCTTGGGCTTCTATCTCTTTTTTCCGTTTTATGACGGACCGGTATGGTGTGCGGATTCTCCCAGCTATGCGACGATGAATATTACAAGAGAGCCTCTGTATCCTACGTTCTTATGGATATTCCGAAGCCTGTTCGGCGAAGATAGATATCTTATGCCTGTAGTCTTGGCACAGAGTCTGTTGGCGGCATATGCAACGTGGAAGCTATCGGTTACTGTGAAAAGGTATAAGGATAACAGTAGGTCATTGGCCCTTTTGGCGGTGATTTTTCAGTTTGGGGTAACGATTCTTTGCCGGTTCGTGGCGATTCGCGGCTCCTCTTATATCGATAGCATTATGACGGAAGGATTAGGGCTATCTCTCTATGTGCTCTTTATCGTCCAGCTTTATCGGTATATGATGGAAGGAAAGAAGCGTAATCTGGCGGCGGTGGCATGCTATGCTCTTCTTCTGGTAAATCTGCGCAAACAGATGCTCATTACATTGGCTTTAATGGCGGCTGTCTTTTTCTTATACTATATTTTAAAAAAGAGGAGGATAAAAAAGATTCTGTTGTTGCTCGGGCTGACGGTATCTTTGTTTCTTGCCAGTAAGCTGACCGATCGTATTTATAATGCCTTTGTTCGTGGTGCATGGATTGAGCATTCCGGCAATTCCATGGGTATGCTATGCACTTTGATTTATACTTCGGGGAATAATGATATTTCTTTATTTGCAGAATCAACAGAGGAAGATGTGGTGCGTATATTATATGAAGAAATCTTATCTCAGGCGAAAGCTCAGGAACTTCATGTGACATATGCGCCGCGAGGTTGGGTGGACTTATCCACACATTATGCGGATAGTTACGATGCCATTGGTTATGGAATTATTAATCCCGTAATACAAGGATATATTGCGGAACATTTCGATTATTCAGAGATAGAAGCAGTAATGAAATATGATGAATATTGTAACCGAATGACAAAGGTTCTTCTTTTGCAGGATAAAGGAGATTTGACTTCTGTTCTTACCGCCAATATATGGAAGGGCTTTATCAATTCCATTGCAAGAGTGAATCCTTATCTGAATATTTATGTACTTTTGGCTTATGGATTTTATCTTTTTCTCTATATTATTTCGGCCTTCGGCCGCACAGGAAGGCAGCGGAAGCGGTGGGAAGATCCTGACAATACACTTACTTTTGCGGAGATTGTGTTAGGAGGAATTATTGTGAATAGCTTCGTGGTAGGAGTGATGATATTTACGCAGCCTCGTTATATGATTTATAACATGGGACTATTTTACTTGGCACTTTCTATGCTTATATATGATTTGATTTCTAGGAAAATAAGGAAATGGTGATGGGTTATGGCTGCGATAAAGAAAGTATTTAGCTATTGGTATCTTATACTTATTGCGATGTTTTTCTTATGTACATCGGCACTTTACCTATGGGTCGGCGAAGGAAGCTATATCGCGGTTCACGATAATCTGGATTTGTTCGTAGCTCAGTTCCAAATGATGAAAAATACAGGCAGTTTTTTCGCCCATGGGGTGGATGTGCCATTTCTTGGCGGAATCAGCAGAGATACCCTCCCTTCGGAATTCTCCCTTTATTCAGTACTGTATATGGTACTTCCTTCCTTCGCGGCATACATAATGGGGTATTTTTTGAAGATAGTAATTGCGATAGCATCCGTATGGCTGCTCGCAAGTGATTGGTACGGGGCGCAGATGAAGAAGTACCGGCCGCTGGTGATGTTGCTCGGATTCGCTTATGGAATCTTAAATGTTTTTCCAGCCTTTGGAATTCCTTTTGCATCCATTCCGCTGGTAGTTTATTTACTTCGCAAAATCTATAAAGAAGCATCTGTTCGCTGGTATCTTGCTCTTTTTTGTTATCCTTTTTTATCTTATTTTTCTTATTTCGGCTTCTTTATTCTGGCTTATCTTGTGGTGGGAATGATATGGCTGAGTATTCGGGATAAAAAAGTATCTCTTTCTTTACTGCTTGGTCTTATTGTGCTTTCTGCCGGTTACGTAGTATTTGAATATCGTTTATTTGGAATGATGTTGTTGGGCGGTGAGGAAACAATCCGATCAACAATAGTGGAGGCGGACTTGTCTGCGAAAGAAGTGGCGGAGCAGATTGTGGATGTGTGGAAAAAAGGTATGTTCCATGCGGAAAGTATGCATACAAAGCTGGTGCTGCCTATTTGTACCCTTTATTTCTTCTATTTGAACGGACGATATATAGTAAAAAGAAATATAAAAGGCGTCTTCCATGATATATATAATCTAGTGATGCTTATCCTTTTATTTAACAGCATTATATATGGGATTTATAATTGGGGTGATTTTCGGAGACTTGTGGAAACCCTTTTGCCGCCGCTTAAAGGATTTCAGTTTAACCGGACTATATTTTTCAGTCCGTTCTTGTGGTATGCCGCTTTCTTTCTTATTCTGCAAAGGGTCTATGATATCCCCGTTTCGCTTACAAAGAAAGTGGGATATCAAAGGGCTTTGTCCTGGTTAGCCAATGGGTTGGCTCTCGCGGCCGTTGCTGTGATTCTTTTCACCCCAAGTAAGTATAACGATTGGCGTGCTACGTGCAAAAATACGGCGCTGGAGCTTCTGAAAGGCAAAGTGAGCGATAGTATGTCCTATGGTGAATTCTACTCTGTGGAGTTATTTGAGGAAATAAAAAAAGACATTAACTATCAGGAGGAATGGTCGGTGGCATATGGTATTCATCCGGCTGTGCTTGAGTATAATGGCATTGCGACTTTGGATGGCTATCTTGGCTTTTATTCCAGTGAGTATAAGGCGGATTTCCGTAAGATGATTGCCCCCGCCTTGGAAAGGGTGGAGGCGAGTCGTATTTATTATGATGATTGGGGAGCCAGGGCATATCTGTATCCGGGAACAGATTTATCAGTGGTAAGCGCTACTTGGTCGATGGCGGTAACGGATTATGATTTGTATATGGATACGGAGGCTTTCCGGGCGTTGGGCGGCAAGTATATCTTTTCCCGTATTGAACTTGGAAATGCTCAGGAACTGGGGCTTACGTCAGTAGGAAGCTATGCGCGTCCCGGTTCACCCTATGTCATTTATTTATATGAATGATACCAGGGTCAAAAGGTCAGGTGTTTCATGCTAGCGAGAGCACAAAGTGTGTAGTGACCGCAGGTATCATGGGGCCAAAATACCCTTTGCCCTCAACAGCATCTGAATGTAACGCTCAGTAGGTCAGAGTATTTACTGTGCTGAACAGTTGCAAGAAAAGAGGTTTGGATGGAAGAAATAAAGAATACGATGGAGAGGAAGAGATGGGAGAAGACGGCGGAGGTTGTCTTTTATATCCTCGTGTTTGCTGCAATCAGTTGTTTTGCCATGCTTCAGGTATATGGAGATCCTCCCGATGAAATTAACCGATTTAAGATAGTCAGTTACATCTGGAATTATGGATATTTGCCAAAAGGAGGAGATCCGGAGGTGATTCTGGCAGGATATGGCGCCTCTTATGCGTTTCAGCCGATCCTGACCTATATCATACAGGGATACTTGCTTCGTTTTCTCGGAATGTTTACGAAAGATGGATATGTGCTGCTTCTGGCCGCACGCATGGTGAATGTTTGCTTCGGTGTTCTTATGGCATACTATGTACGGTGCATTGCAAAGGAAGCGTGGAAGAATCCCTATGTGCAATGGACATTTACGCTTTTGGTCGTATTCCTGCCTCAGAATATTTTCATTCATTCTTATGTGAATACGGATTCTATGGCGATGCTCTCTGTGGCGATTATTTTCTATGTGCTGCTTCGGGCAATGAGAACCGGCTATAGCAGAAAAGATTGCGTTTTGCTTTCGATAGGAATCATATTGTGTGCGATGTCTTATTATAATGCTTATGGCATTATAGTGGCAGCAATTCTTGTATTTATTATGAACTTCGTACATAGGCAGGAGGGGAAAACAAAGAAAGTAACGATAGAGTGGAGGGAAATGCTGAGAAAGGGCGGATTGATATCCGCAATTGTACTACTCGGCATCGGTTGGTGGTTTGTCCGCAATGCGGTGCTTTATGATGGTGATATCATAGCGATGAATGCCAGGCTGCAATGCGCCATAGAGACGGCTACACCGGACTATAATCCTTTGACGCGATTCACTTATCAGAAGGAAGGGATTCCTCTAAGGGAGATGTTATTTGATACGGGGTATGTGACCTTGCTTCGCGATAGCTTTATCGCAATGTTCGGACCGATGGCAATACCGACTCATGGGTTGATTTATATCTTTTATAAATACTTATGGATTATAACGTGTGCGGCGGCAGTTCTTCCGATGAAAACGTGGATAGATAAAGGTTGCTCTCAGGAAGCCTCTCCGTGGAAGTCAGAGGATGTGGGCGATTGGAAGAAAAAGGCGGTATTTTATGGCGGCATGTTATTGTTTTGCTTCATAACCATTGGGCTTAGTATTTATTATTCCTATACATGGGAATTCCAGCCTCAGGGAAGGTATATTCTACCGGTACTCGTCCCCTTTATGTATTTGGTAACGTTAGGAATTCAGAAGCTTTGCATTTTGGCAGAACATTTTCGTATAACAAGAGCTGTTAAATGTGCCAGGTTGCTTTGTATCGGTATTATGTCTTATGTTATGCTGGCATTTGCCTATAGTTTATTCGATCGCTTTATTCCGTATTATTTACAAGGAGAAAACATGTTCTCTATGTACGGGAAGATATTTATACCTTAGCCGCAAGCGGCCACGGTATGTTTTTTTGCACACTCGCTTTGCTCGGCGCAGTATAATATTGTTAAATATTATACTTTAGCCGCAAGCGGCCGCGGTATGTTTTTGCACACTCGCTTTGCTCGGCGCAGTACAATATTGTTAAATATTATACTTTAGCCGCAAGCGGCCGCGGTATGTTTTTGCACACTCGCTTTGCTCGGCGCAGTACAATATTGTTAAATATTATACCTTAGCCGCAAGCGGCCACGGTATGTTTTTGCACACTCGCTTTGCTCGGCGCAGTATAATATTGTTAAATATTATACCTTAGCCGCAAGCGGCCACGGTATGTTTTTGCACACTCGCTTTGCTCGGCGCAGTATAATATTGTTTAAATATTATACCTTGATGGCTTGTCTTGACCGTAGATGGAATAAAGTGGTATGATAAATAGCATTGCTTACAGAAGATATGGTGTAGTTATTCAGCA encodes:
- a CDS encoding DUF2142 domain-containing protein, whose translation is MEEIKNTMERKRWEKTAEVVFYILVFAAISCFAMLQVYGDPPDEINRFKIVSYIWNYGYLPKGGDPEVILAGYGASYAFQPILTYIIQGYLLRFLGMFTKDGYVLLLAARMVNVCFGVLMAYYVRCIAKEAWKNPYVQWTFTLLVVFLPQNIFIHSYVNTDSMAMLSVAIIFYVLLRAMRTGYSRKDCVLLSIGIILCAMSYYNAYGIIVAAILVFIMNFVHRQEGKTKKVTIEWREMLRKGGLISAIVLLGIGWWFVRNAVLYDGDIIAMNARLQCAIETATPDYNPLTRFTYQKEGIPLREMLFDTGYVTLLRDSFIAMFGPMAIPTHGLIYIFYKYLWIITCAAAVLPMKTWIDKGCSQEASPWKSEDVGDWKKKAVFYGGMLLFCFITIGLSIYYSYTWEFQPQGRYILPVLVPFMYLVTLGIQKLCILAEHFRITRAVKCARLLCIGIMSYVMLAFAYSLFDRFIPYYLQGENMFSMYGKIFIP
- a CDS encoding MBOAT family O-acyltransferase yields the protein MGATFTSFYFLCFYTAILLIYYLIPKKTQWIFLLLSSILYYLLSGNGILILYPLLACLIAYGGIRLISGTESVGRKRIALFSVILFLVGALFILKYVNFGIHTVNGVAGLFGAGREVLTGFKFLVPLGISFYTFSILGYVIDVYNGIAMPQRNLLKLTLYGMYFPSILSGPILRYREDGEQFFAPHPFSYKEVTFGLQRMIWGFFKTIVISERMRLIVDTVYGNYTDYAGAYIWLATVCYAFQLYTNFSGCMDIVLGMSQTFGLKLPENFDTPFLSQNISEYWRRWHITLGVWMKEYVFYPLLRTETFSRLSKRMREKFGKKRGKQLTTFIAMFVLWFTVGIWHGGNWKYVIGSGLLHWLYIVSGELLSPFFDKCMKRLSIDPKKGWVDAFRVLRTFFLVNIGFVFFRADSTKDAFYMIKGAVSVWNPGIFFDGSIFGLGLDFIEFTIGIVSLLLLLMVSLLQQKGSVRERIAGKRLPVRWVIWYALLFYTILLGYYGPGYSAAEFIYQGF
- a CDS encoding glycosyltransferase family 2 protein encodes the protein MDKIAVLVPCYNEEKTIAKVVADAKKALPEAVIYVYDNNSTDRTVELAAEAGAVVRHEYMQGKGNVIRRMFREIHAQCYVMVDGDDTYPMEYAPEMVEKVLEHHADMVVGDRLSSTYFTENKRPFHNMGNSLVRGSINHLFGCEIKDIMTGFRAFSYGFVKTFPVLSKGFEIETEMTIHAVSNNMQIENVIVDYRDRPEGSESKLNTYSDGMRVLGTIGRLYKDYKPFGFFSLLSFGLAIIAIVFFIPILIDFIRTGVVERFPTLFVCCFVMLAAVQAFFAGMILSNMALKNRRDFEFRLNMIQGKMNDDVD
- a CDS encoding DUF6044 family protein; translation: MAAIKKVFSYWYLILIAMFFLCTSALYLWVGEGSYIAVHDNLDLFVAQFQMMKNTGSFFAHGVDVPFLGGISRDTLPSEFSLYSVLYMVLPSFAAYIMGYFLKIVIAIASVWLLASDWYGAQMKKYRPLVMLLGFAYGILNVFPAFGIPFASIPLVVYLLRKIYKEASVRWYLALFCYPFLSYFSYFGFFILAYLVVGMIWLSIRDKKVSLSLLLGLIVLSAGYVVFEYRLFGMMLLGGEETIRSTIVEADLSAKEVAEQIVDVWKKGMFHAESMHTKLVLPICTLYFFYLNGRYIVKRNIKGVFHDIYNLVMLILLFNSIIYGIYNWGDFRRLVETLLPPLKGFQFNRTIFFSPFLWYAAFFLILQRVYDIPVSLTKKVGYQRALSWLANGLALAAVAVILFTPSKYNDWRATCKNTALELLKGKVSDSMSYGEFYSVELFEEIKKDINYQEEWSVAYGIHPAVLEYNGIATLDGYLGFYSSEYKADFRKMIAPALERVEASRIYYDDWGARAYLYPGTDLSVVSATWSMAVTDYDLYMDTEAFRALGGKYIFSRIELGNAQELGLTSVGSYARPGSPYVIYLYE